The window ACACAATCTTTCCTTCAGTCATTGTAGAACTAAGTGCAGGCATGAAGATTTCCCTGATCTTGGCCTGGATTTTTGTGGGTTTCTTCAACTGGGGTTGGGCTAAAAGAGTGGCTGGCCGGTACAGAGAGGGGGTTTTGGTGGTGGAGATGAAGGAAGTGTTCAAAAGATGAGCCATTTTTAAATGGGGTTGGGCTGAATTGAGGAGAAGATTAGGAAATGAGGAGCAATTGGAttgaaaaatcaagaaaagaaagaaacggGGTGTTGTATATGTTGGGAAGAGAGTGAGTTATGGTGAGAATAAAGAGGTGGGTGTTTGTTTGTTCATAGATTGTATCGAAATTGGGCGGAGCTTTCAACTAACTTCACAGGTTACACAGATCATCTGTACAAGTCCTACAGTGGAACATACGAGAGTTaccaacaaaaacaaaaacaaataaaatacgaatttaattatatatataatagatatttaatgattatatacatataaagaaGGTCGTATTTATACTTTATATCAATATACAAGTGCTTAATATTTCTCATGTAAATTATATAATGACGTTAAAAATGAAAGGATTTTATTATACATACCCAAGTCgaaaaatatttttgcaaaaatactacatcCTTTACAATATTTTGCAAAAGtatcaaacttttaaaaatatttacaaaaataatgatGCAACACCTTACAACACATTCAACCATACTTGCAACACCATGCTTGCAACGAGATGTTGCAAGATGCAACCCTGCACGGACAATCAAGTGAATTGTATATGGTTGCATCTAAACACCAtagttttgtaaatattttctaaacatTACTCCATCCATCCCACCCGATTCTTTACATTATGTTTGGGTACGgaggttaaaaaatatgtataatgtaGCGGAACACATAaaggaaaagtgggtgaagtggtgagatctattgatttttaatatataaaagagagatagtggaatAAAAATAGCGTGAAAAGTGAGGAAATGTGGGAAAGTGATGGGACCCACtaactattttagaaaaattttgtaatgtaaagaaattagTGAGACGTACAAAAAaggaaaatgtaaagaatttaGTAGGACGGGGGAATagtagttttaaaaatatttttaaaaattgtaaaatcGCAAAAACTTAGAAAAAAATGATAGTTTTAGtaaatttccaattttttttaaaatattttctattaaaaaaatataaacaattatataaataatgagaGACATGCTAACATGTCTATTCCTAATTATAACGTTAAATACTCGAAAAGAAACATGAACCGTCATATAACTTTTTAATTGTAATCTACTAACCCTTTTTAACACTATATTTTTCTTAcaaatgaagatatatgaaatacgaaatatataatatataattaattaaagacTTAATTACAGAAAAATGATCATAACTATTTTCATTTAACACGGAAATGCTcaaattatttacttaaacaAATGATGGTCCAAACTATTTATTTCTTGCCGCCCGATTACACTCCGTCATTACTAAGTCATCATATTTCCTAATACTGCTATTGAACACTTCACCGTGATGGTTAACAAACATATCACCGTGAACTTGTGTTTTAATGAGCATTTCCAATATCTCTTATGATATTTTACCAAATTCCTGTTGGAAAAGCTCATGAATAGTATACTGCAATATAAACTTGGAATCCTTGTACATTTCAAAAACTTATGTAACAGTCTGCACACAAGGATCCAATAAAAGCGCCTTTCATATGATAAAAATGGAGaacaatatttatagaatgAATTCACAGTTAAAACTATTTTTTGAATGAAACCAATGGTCCGACAAGATCCTTAAGCCACGATCTAGACTGAAGAAAGGTTCCCCCAACCCTCAGCTTAATTTGTTAGAAATTTCAACAAGCTTCTTCAATAACCTCAGGATGCTATATACATTTTTCTGGATTAACTAAGCACAAACTCTTCCTTATATACATGATTACAGTCGTACTCTTTCGTGATCTTAGTTTTGCATCTGTCGACGAAGCTTAAGGGCtctcacaatttttttaaacgCATCACACTGCAGAAGAGATGATGCAGTTACGGCCAATGTTAAACCCTTCTATTCTCACTGCAGCTGGCTTCTGCATGCATAGTGATCGAGAACATTTACTATTATTCCGTCGAGACGATGCAGAATATTCAGCAGATGGTGATAACAAGTTCAACTTCTGGTTTCCGAATTGAGCATCTTGGGTCACTGGATTCGAAGCTCGACATGGGGGAGATCCCATAAAGAATGGTGGTGAACAAGGTACCTCATAATTATCTTCAGGATTGTAGTTGCCCTGTACAAGACAGAGCAGAAAAAAAATGACATGTTAAATAACATTCATGGTTCAGAGCTAATGTAAATTTCTGACAGAAGGGATGGAATGTTTTAACAATAGTTAAGCAACCAATTAAGAACAAAAGATACCTTAATAAAGATCATGTCTAGGATCTCGAATCTAGAAGCACTGAACTCCAGTTGGCATCTGGAATTgaaaaaaaacagaaacaatAATAGTAGTCAGACACAacaatcaaaatcaagaattCCATAAATTTGGTCACAGTTTATGTAAATTCGGT of the Daucus carota subsp. sativus chromosome 4, DH1 v3.0, whole genome shotgun sequence genome contains:
- the LOC108216124 gene encoding uncharacterized protein LOC108216124, producing MPYSIADGSLLCPRPRRLPCFSSESKCQLEFSASRFEILDMIFIKGNYNPEDNYEVPCSPPFFMGSPPCRASNPVTQDAQFGNQKLNLLSPSAEYSASSRRNNSKCSRSLCMQKPAAVRIEGFNIGRNCIISSAV